The window GCGGGCCGTCGCAAGGGTTTGACCGTGGCGGTGGGGCGGGCTCAGGACGACGACCGCGTCACCCCTGTCGCCTTCAAGGGGCTGCGCGTCCTTCTGGTCGAGGACAATCCGGTCGGCGCCCTGTTGGCCAAGACCCTGTTGCGCCGCGAGGGTTGCGTGGTCCAGACGGCGGCTGACGGCCATGAGGCCCTACTGACGCTGAAGGAAGCTCGCTTCGATCTGATCTTCATGGACATGAGGATGCCGCGCATGGACGGGCCGGCGGCGGCGCGGGCGCTGCGGGCGCGAGGCGAGCGCACCCCCATCGTCGCCCTGACCGCGAACGCCTTCGCCGAGGACCGGATCGCCTGTCTGGAGGCGGGCATGAACGACCATCTGACCAAGCCGTTGGAGGCCGACGCCCTGCGCGCCGCCCTGACCCGCTGGACGAACGTCGGCAACCGCGCCAAGGTCGGGGCCTAGCTACCACGACCGCCCGTTTCCGGCGGCGTCCGCCGGAGACCTGCATGACCGATCCCAAGACGCCCGCCGCCGCGCCCGCCAAGGGGCTGGCCGGGCTCGCCGTCTATGGCGAGCGCCGCGTCTTCGTCATGCTGCTGCTCGGTTTTTCGGCCGGCCTGCCCAATCTGCTGATCTTCGACACCCTGTCGGCCTGGCTGCGCGAGAGCGGCCTGTCGCTCTCCGTGATCGGCTTCTTCGCCCTGGCCACCATCTCCTATTCGCTGAAATTTGTCTGGGCGCCGCTGATCGACCGGACCAAGATTCCGATTCTGACCAAATACCTCGGCCATCGCCGGTCATGGATGCTGGTGACGCAAGCCGTGGTGATCTTCGGCCTTTGGTCGATTTCGGGCCTGAACCCGGCGACGTCGCTGATGCAGGTCGCGGCCTTCGCGGTTCTGGTCGGTTTCTTCGGCGCCACCCAGGACATCGTCATCGACGCCTGGCGGATCGAGGCGGCTGACGACAGCCGCCACGGAGCCATGGCCGCCGCCTATCAGATGGGCTACCGCGTCGCCCAGATCGTGGCCGGGGCCGTGCCCTTGGTCCTGGCCGACCTCTATAACTGGAACCTGTCCTACGCCGTCATGGCGGGACTGATGGCCTTCGGCGTCATCGGCGTCCTGTTCGCCCCGCGCGAGAAGGCCCACGCCGTCCGACCGATCCCGGTCGCCGACGTGCCGTCGCGGCCCCGGCTGGAGATCGTCGAATGGATCGCCCGACTGGCGATCATCGGCGTCGCAGCCCTGATCATGGGCTCGGGTCTCAGCGGCCAGGCGGGGCCGCTCAATGGCCTCCTGGGTCTGTTCGGCTTGTCGCCCGAGGGCCAGGCGGCGATCAGCGACGCCTGGGCGGCCAAACCCGAAGGGGTCTATCTGCAGGTCGTCTCCGTGTTCGGCGGCCTCGGCCTTCTGGTTCTGGCCTGCTGGCCGATCCCCAGGGTTCGCACCCGTCCAGGGGCCTATCTGGCCGGGTCGTTCGGCGAGCCGCTGAAGGATTTCTACAAGCGCTTCGCCGGTGTGGCGACGCTGATCCTGGCTCTGATCTGCGTCTATCGCCTGGCCGATTTCGTGCTCAACATCATGAACCCCTTCTACCTGGACCTGGGCTTCACCAAGACCGAGCTGGCCGAGGTGCGCAAGGTGTTCGGCGTCATCGCCACCACGGTCGGCGTCTTCGTCGGCGGTTGGTCCGTGGCGCGTCTGGGGCTGATCCGCACCATGGTCATCGGCGCTTTCATGAGCCCGGTGTCCAACCTGGTCTTCGCCTGGCTGGCGACCCAGGGGCCGGAGATCAGCGCCCTGTTCGTGGCCATCGGCGTGGACAACCTGGCCACCGGCTACGCGGGCACGGCCCTGATCGCCTATATGTCCAGCCTGACCAGCATCGGCTTCACCGCCACCCAGTACGCCCTGTTCAGTTCGCTGTACGCCCTGCCGGGCAAGCTGATCGCCTCGCAGTCGGGGCGGGTGGTCGAGGCCTCGGCGCGCGCGGCGGAAAGCGGCGGTCTGTTCGCGCCGTTGAAGGCCCTGTTCGCCAACCTGCCCGCCGGGTCTCTGGTGCAGGGCGCGACGACCAGCGGCGTCACCCCTGCGGCCCTGGGGGCGGGCTATGTCGTCTTCTTCCTCTATTCGACGGTGATCGGTGTCTTCGCCATTATCCTGGCCTTCGTGGTCGCCGCCAAGCAGACGGCGCTTCAGGCCAAGAATGCAAAAGGGGCGGCCTAGAGAGGCCGCCCCTTCCGAACAAGTCAGCGCGAAAGGCGTGTCGGTCAGCCCTCGACCTCGGCCCCCTCGGCGTAGGCGGCGAAGGTGGCGGCGGTGATGATCTCGTTGACCGAGGCGCCCAGGGGCACGATCTGCACCGACTTCTCCAGGCCGACCAGCAGCGGGCCGATCACGGTGGCGCCGCCCAGCGACTGGACCAGACGGGTCGAGATGGCCGCCGAATGGATGGCCGGCATGACCAGGACGTTGGCGTCGCCGGTCAGGCGCATAAAGGGATAGTTGGCGCGGGCCTCGGGGTTCAGGGCCAGCTCGGGCGGCATTTCACCTTCGTATTCGAAGTCGACGTCCATGCTGTCCAGGATGCGGATGGCCTCGCGCACCTTCTCGCCGCGATCGCCGGGCGGGTCGCCGAAGGTCGAGTAGCTGAGGAAGGCCACGCGCGGCTTGCGGCCCAGTTTCTTGACCGTGGCGGCGGCCTTGATGGCGATTTCGGCCAGTTCGGCGGCGTTGGGCAGTTCGTGGATCGAGGTGTCGGCCACGAACAGGGTGCGGCCCTTGGCCAGCAGGATCGACAGGCCGATCATGCGGTCCGTGACGTCCAGGACGCGGCGGACCTCCTTCAGGGCCATGTTGAAGTTGCGGGTCACGCCGGTGACCATGCAGTCGGCCTGACCGCGCGCGATCATGGTGGCGCCGAAGTAGTTGCGGTCCTGATTGATCATGCGCTGCACGTCGCGACGCAGATAGCCGCGACGGTTCAGGCGCTCATACAGCCAGTCGGTGTATTCGACATTGTGGCCCGAGGTGCGGGCGTTGACGATGTCGATGCCCAGGTCGTCGAAGTTCAGACCGGCCTCGGCCGCGTTCTGACGGATCAATTCCTCGCGGCCGACCAGGATGGGGGTGCCCAGGTCGGCCTGCTTGAAGGCCCAGGCGGCGCGAATGACGACCTGCTCCTCGCCCTCGGCGAAGACCACGCGTTGTTTCGGTCCCGAACGCACGGCCGAGGAGATCTTCTGCATCAGGGCGGCGGACGGATCGACCCGCTGCTTCAGGGCGATGCGATAGGCGTCCATGTCGGCGATCGGCTTGCGCGCCACGCCGGTGTCCATCGCCGTCTGGGCGATGAAGGGCGGGATGTACCAGATCAGGCGCGGGTCGAACGGGGTCGGGATGATGTATTCCGGCCCGAACTTCAGCTTGCGGCCGCGATAGGCGGCGGCGACCTCGTCCGGCACGTCCTCGCGGGCCAGCGCCGCCAGGGCGTGGGCGCAGGCGATCTTCATCTCGTGGTTGATCTGACGCGCACGCACGTCCAGGGCGCCGCGGAACAGATAGGGGAAGGCCAGGACGTTGTTGACCTGGTTCACATAGTCCGAGCGGCCGGTGGCGATGATGGCGTCCGAACGCACCGACTTGACGTCTTCCGGGGTGATTTCCGGGTCGGGGTTGGCCATGGCGAAGATGATCGGATTGGGCGCCATGGAGGCGACCATCTCCTTGCTGATCGCGCCCTTGGCGGACAGGCCCAGCACCACGTCGGCGCCGACCATGGCCTCGGCCAGGGTGCGCAGCGGCGTGTCGGTGGCGTGCGCCGCCTGCCATTGGGAGACATTGTCCCGGCCCTTGTAGATGACGCCCTGGCGGTCGCAGATGACGGTGTTCTCGGCCTTGACGCCGGCGGCCTTCATCAGGGCGATGGACGACAGGCCCGCCGCGCCGGCGCCCGACAGGACGACCTTGAGGTCTTCCAGCTTCTTGCCGACGATATGGGCCGCGTTGATCAGGCCGGCGGTCGAGATGATGGCGGTGCCGTGCTGGTCGTCATGGAAGACGGGGATGTCCAGCAGGTCCTGCAGCTGGGCCTCGATCTCGAAGCACTCCGGGGATTTGATGTCCTCCAGGTTGATGCCGCCCCAGGTGTCGCCGATGTTCTTGACCACGGTGACGAACTCGTCCGGGTCGGTAGTCTTCACCTCGACGTCGAAGCTGTCCACGTCGGCGAAGCGTTTGAACAGGACGGACTTGCCTTCCATCACCGGCTTGGACGCCATGTGACCGAGGTTGCCCAGGCCGAGGATGGCGGTGCCGTTCGAGATGACGGCGACCATATTGCCCTTGGACGTATAGTCGTAGGCCTTGTCCACGTCCTCGGCGATGGCCAGGACCGGTACGGCCACGCCCGGCGAATAGGCCAGCGACAGGTCGCGCTGGGTCGCCATGGGCTTGGTGGGGGCCATGGAGATCTTGCCCGGCGTCGGCGCGTTGTGGAACTCCAGCGCGTCGTCGTCGGAGAAGGTCTGTTTGTCGGTCAATTCGGGCATTTCGATCTCGGGAAGGGCAGGCGCCTTCTGTTCCTAGATCGCGGGGCCGTTGGGGACAACCGCTGACGCTACGTCAGGGCAGATTGCCTAGACCTGTGGCAAAAGCCCCGTGCGCTCGATCTCGACCGGGCCGGTCATGAAGACATGGCCCGACGCCTCGTCCCAGTCGATGGTCAGTTCGCCGCCGTCGACGACGACGGTCGCCTTGCGGTCGGTCAGGCCGCGCCGGGCGGTGGCCACCAGGGCGGCGCAGGCGCCGGTCCCGCAGGCTAGCGTCAGTCCCGCCCCGCGCTCCCATACCCGCAGTCGGATCTGGTTGCGGTCGATGACCTTGGCGAAGCCGACGTTGACCCCTTCAGGAAAGAGCGGGTGGTGCTCGACCAGGGAGCCGGAGCCGCGCACGAAGGCGTCGTCCTGTTGGTCGGTGAAGAAGACGACGTGCGGATTGCCCATCGAGACGGCGCCCGGCGTGTGCAGCACCGGGGCGTCGATCGGCCCGACCTGCAGTTCGATCCCGCGCGTGTCCATCTCCTCGGCCAGCGGCACCTCGGCCCAGTCCAGACGCGGCGCACCCATATCGACTGTGACTTGATGATCCCCCGCGCGCCGCGCCGTCGTCGGCCCGCCGAGGGTGTCGATGACCACTTCTTCCTTGTCGGTGGCCTCCAGCAGCAGCCAGCCGACGCAGCGCAGGGCGTTGCCGCAGGTTTCAACCATGGAGCCGTCGGCGTTCCAGACCCGCATGAAGGCGTCCGCCGTCTCTGACGGCTCGATCCCGATCAATTGGTCGAAGCCGCCGAGGCCCGCCGCCGGGTCCGCCAGGGCGCGCACCTGGCCCTCGGTCGGATGAAAGCCTTCTTCAAAGGCCTGGACGACGATGAAGGCGTTTCCGGCGCCGTTCATGCGGATGTAGGGGCGAGCAGCCTGGGTCATGGTCGCCTTCATATAGGATTTTTCGCCGGTTCATGTATCGCTGACCCTGATGACGTCCGAACCGAGCGAATCCGGCAAATCCGAAGGCCTGCGGCTGAAGGCGCGGCTGCGCTACCTCTATCACGGGACCCAGCCGGCGGCGGTCAAGTTCCGCCTGATGGTCATCGTCGTCGATCTGATCATCATCGGTTTCTTCCTGGCCACCCCGATCCTCAAGGAGGCGGGCTGGGTCTTCTATGTCGCCGACTATCTGATCGCCGCCATCCTGGGTCTGGATCTGGCGGCGCGGGCCTATGCCTACTCCGACATCAGGGACTGGCTGAAAAAGCCGATTGTCTGGATCGACCTGTTCGTTCTGGCCACCCTGCTGTTTCCGGTCTGGCTGGCCAACCTCGGCTTCCTGCGGTTGCTGCGGTTCTGGAGTCTGCTGAACAGCGACCTGTTCTGGCGCACCATAGGCCGCCGTTTCGATGATACGCGGGTCGAGGAGATCACGCGCGCGCTGGCCGCCCTGATCACCTTCGTCTTTGTCGTGACCGGCTTCGTCTATGCCTATTTCCGGGGCAAGGCCGAGCATATCCACGGCTATCTGGACGCCCTCTATTTCACCGTGGCGACGCTGACCACGACGGGGTTCGGCGATATCACCCTGCCGGGCAACTGGGGGCGGGTCATCTCCATTGTCGTCATGCTGGTGGGGATCACCCTGTTCATCCGTCTGGCCCAGACCCTGATCCGGCCGCACAAGGTCAAGTTCCCCTGCCCGACCTGCGGCCTGCAGAAGCACGATCCCGACGCCGTCCACTGCAAGGCCTGCGGCCAGATTTTGTGCATCCCGGACGAGGGCGACTGATCTCCCTGCGACCAAAGATGACAGGCTTGTAAGATTTCCGCCGCTTGCCGCCGCCTTCGCCGCTCGCCAAGGTGCCGCGCAAATCTGTTGGGGACTGACACATGATCCGCACTCTGGCGTCCGCCGCCGCCCTTCTTCTCGCCGCCGGAGCCGCACCCGTCGCCATGGCCCATTCGTCCGACACGCCCGCCGCTGTCTCGCCCACGCCCGGCTTTGCGACCAGCGACGCCACCGACCCCTATATCTGGCTGGAAGATGTCGAGGGCGAGCGCGCCATGGACTGGGTCAAGGCCCACAATCAAACGTCCCTCGGCGTGCTGCAGGGCGATCCGCGCTACCAGACCCTGCATCAACAGGCGCTGGACATCGTCCAGTCGCGCGACCGCATTCCGTCGCCCGGCTTCACCCATGACGGCCACATCGACAACTTCTGGCAGGACGCCGAGCATGTGCGCGGCATCTGGCGCCGCACGACGCTGGACAGCTATCGCACCGACGCCCCGCAGTGGGAGACCATTCTCGACATCGACGCCCTGTCGGCCGCCGAGGGCGCCAACTGGGTCTACAAGGGCGCAACCTGCCTGCCTCCCCAGGAGCGTTATTGCCTGTTGTCCTTGTCCAATGGCGGCAAGGACGCGGTGACCATCCGCGAGTTCGACAGCGTGACGAAAACCTTCGTCGAAGGCGGTATCAGCCTGCCGGAATCCAAGGGCGGCGCCAGCTGGATCGACAAGGACACCCTGCTGATCTCGCGCGACTTCGGCGAGGGTTCGTTGACGGACTCCGGCTATCCGCGCACCGTGCGACTGCTGAAGCGCGGCCAGAGCGTGGATCAGGCGGTCGAGGTCTTCGCCGGTCAGAAGACCGACGTCTCGGTCTCGGGCTACACCTTGCGCGACGCCGACGGCGTGGTGCAGGCCGTGCTGCTGAACCGCGGGATCAACTTCTATGAGAGCGAAACCTGGCGCCTGAACGACGACGGCACGACGACCCAGCTGGCCTTGC of the Brevundimonas pondensis genome contains:
- a CDS encoding AmpG family muropeptide MFS transporter; translated protein: MTDPKTPAAAPAKGLAGLAVYGERRVFVMLLLGFSAGLPNLLIFDTLSAWLRESGLSLSVIGFFALATISYSLKFVWAPLIDRTKIPILTKYLGHRRSWMLVTQAVVIFGLWSISGLNPATSLMQVAAFAVLVGFFGATQDIVIDAWRIEAADDSRHGAMAAAYQMGYRVAQIVAGAVPLVLADLYNWNLSYAVMAGLMAFGVIGVLFAPREKAHAVRPIPVADVPSRPRLEIVEWIARLAIIGVAALIMGSGLSGQAGPLNGLLGLFGLSPEGQAAISDAWAAKPEGVYLQVVSVFGGLGLLVLACWPIPRVRTRPGAYLAGSFGEPLKDFYKRFAGVATLILALICVYRLADFVLNIMNPFYLDLGFTKTELAEVRKVFGVIATTVGVFVGGWSVARLGLIRTMVIGAFMSPVSNLVFAWLATQGPEISALFVAIGVDNLATGYAGTALIAYMSSLTSIGFTATQYALFSSLYALPGKLIASQSGRVVEASARAAESGGLFAPLKALFANLPAGSLVQGATTSGVTPAALGAGYVVFFLYSTVIGVFAIILAFVVAAKQTALQAKNAKGAA
- a CDS encoding NADP-dependent malic enzyme; this translates as MPELTDKQTFSDDDALEFHNAPTPGKISMAPTKPMATQRDLSLAYSPGVAVPVLAIAEDVDKAYDYTSKGNMVAVISNGTAILGLGNLGHMASKPVMEGKSVLFKRFADVDSFDVEVKTTDPDEFVTVVKNIGDTWGGINLEDIKSPECFEIEAQLQDLLDIPVFHDDQHGTAIISTAGLINAAHIVGKKLEDLKVVLSGAGAAGLSSIALMKAAGVKAENTVICDRQGVIYKGRDNVSQWQAAHATDTPLRTLAEAMVGADVVLGLSAKGAISKEMVASMAPNPIIFAMANPDPEITPEDVKSVRSDAIIATGRSDYVNQVNNVLAFPYLFRGALDVRARQINHEMKIACAHALAALAREDVPDEVAAAYRGRKLKFGPEYIIPTPFDPRLIWYIPPFIAQTAMDTGVARKPIADMDAYRIALKQRVDPSAALMQKISSAVRSGPKQRVVFAEGEEQVVIRAAWAFKQADLGTPILVGREELIRQNAAEAGLNFDDLGIDIVNARTSGHNVEYTDWLYERLNRRGYLRRDVQRMINQDRNYFGATMIARGQADCMVTGVTRNFNMALKEVRRVLDVTDRMIGLSILLAKGRTLFVADTSIHELPNAAELAEIAIKAAATVKKLGRKPRVAFLSYSTFGDPPGDRGEKVREAIRILDSMDVDFEYEGEMPPELALNPEARANYPFMRLTGDANVLVMPAIHSAAISTRLVQSLGGATVIGPLLVGLEKSVQIVPLGASVNEIITAATFAAYAEGAEVEG
- the dapF gene encoding diaminopimelate epimerase, which translates into the protein MTQAARPYIRMNGAGNAFIVVQAFEEGFHPTEGQVRALADPAAGLGGFDQLIGIEPSETADAFMRVWNADGSMVETCGNALRCVGWLLLEATDKEEVVIDTLGGPTTARRAGDHQVTVDMGAPRLDWAEVPLAEEMDTRGIELQVGPIDAPVLHTPGAVSMGNPHVVFFTDQQDDAFVRGSGSLVEHHPLFPEGVNVGFAKVIDRNQIRLRVWERGAGLTLACGTGACAALVATARRGLTDRKATVVVDGGELTIDWDEASGHVFMTGPVEIERTGLLPQV
- a CDS encoding potassium channel family protein, with translation MTSEPSESGKSEGLRLKARLRYLYHGTQPAAVKFRLMVIVVDLIIIGFFLATPILKEAGWVFYVADYLIAAILGLDLAARAYAYSDIRDWLKKPIVWIDLFVLATLLFPVWLANLGFLRLLRFWSLLNSDLFWRTIGRRFDDTRVEEITRALAALITFVFVVTGFVYAYFRGKAEHIHGYLDALYFTVATLTTTGFGDITLPGNWGRVISIVVMLVGITLFIRLAQTLIRPHKVKFPCPTCGLQKHDPDAVHCKACGQILCIPDEGD